The proteins below come from a single Arthrobacter crystallopoietes genomic window:
- a CDS encoding FadR/GntR family transcriptional regulator, with amino-acid sequence MAGKPASLLGRVARPRLYEQLMKQILSYVESEQLGPGDHLPAERDLAEQLGVSRATLAQALVALEVLGVISVQHGTGAVLVYRPSIATVLRDLREHQNRLPEIVEARSTLEVKLAALAATRRTDEDLAGIEKALSVMEDEVGKGDRGAHGDELFHQAVTEAAHSPVLAQLMTFIAEMVLETRLESLGQPGRPEQSLASHRKIADAIRAQDPDLAAAAMLSHIELVSDVALLK; translated from the coding sequence ATGGCTGGAAAGCCTGCTTCACTCTTGGGCCGCGTGGCTCGGCCAAGGCTCTATGAGCAGTTGATGAAGCAAATCCTGAGTTACGTTGAGTCCGAGCAGTTGGGGCCGGGTGATCACCTTCCGGCTGAGCGTGACTTGGCTGAACAGCTCGGAGTCTCGCGAGCCACCCTGGCGCAGGCGCTCGTGGCTCTGGAGGTACTCGGCGTGATCAGCGTCCAGCACGGCACGGGCGCGGTGCTGGTCTACCGGCCCAGCATTGCCACCGTGCTCCGGGACTTACGTGAGCATCAGAACCGCCTGCCGGAAATCGTTGAAGCGCGCAGCACCCTGGAGGTGAAGCTTGCCGCCTTAGCAGCAACGAGACGGACGGACGAAGATCTGGCCGGCATTGAGAAAGCCCTGAGCGTCATGGAAGACGAAGTCGGCAAGGGCGACCGGGGCGCCCACGGAGATGAGCTTTTCCACCAGGCAGTCACGGAGGCCGCGCACTCGCCGGTGCTTGCGCAGCTGATGACCTTCATCGCCGAAATGGTCCTCGAAACCCGCCTTGAATCATTGGGGCAGCCTGGCCGCCCTGAGCAGTCGTTGGCATCCCACCGCAAGATCGCCGATGCCATCCGGGCCCAGGACCCGGATCTGGCCGCTGCAGCGATGTTGTCCCATATCGAACTGGTCTCGGATGTAGCCCTGCTCAAGTAA
- the gluQRS gene encoding tRNA glutamyl-Q(34) synthetase GluQRS, which translates to MPPIDAGAGRFAPSPSGELHVGNLRTAILAWLFARSTGRDFLLRIEDLDRARAGAEDKVLEDLAAIGLTWDGNVLSQTDRFPLYRASITALADAGLVYECFCTRREIAEAPSAPHAPSGAYPGTCRNLSDSERERRRQERPAALRLRAGVTEYTVTDRLHGEYTGVVDDLVLLRNDGVPAYNLAVVVDDSEQGIDQVVRGDDLLSSTPRQAYLASLLGLTPVQYAHVPLVLNTHHRRIAKRDGAISLRTLALAGIGPDSVRDMVLSSVGLPAGPLEQALKAFSPGQLPTEPWIFEPPAFDLH; encoded by the coding sequence GTGCCTCCTATCGATGCCGGAGCCGGCCGCTTCGCCCCCAGCCCCTCGGGCGAACTGCATGTGGGAAACCTGCGCACCGCCATCCTCGCCTGGCTTTTCGCCCGCAGCACCGGCCGCGATTTTCTGTTGCGGATCGAGGATCTGGACCGCGCCCGCGCCGGGGCGGAAGACAAAGTGCTGGAGGATCTGGCCGCCATCGGGCTTACGTGGGACGGCAACGTGCTCAGCCAGACGGACCGCTTCCCCCTCTACCGCGCGTCCATCACCGCCCTGGCCGACGCAGGCCTGGTCTACGAATGCTTCTGCACCCGCCGGGAGATCGCCGAAGCCCCCAGCGCTCCGCACGCCCCGTCCGGCGCCTACCCCGGAACCTGCCGGAACCTCAGTGATTCAGAACGCGAACGACGGCGGCAGGAACGGCCCGCTGCCCTCCGGCTGCGGGCCGGAGTCACCGAATACACCGTGACGGACCGGTTGCACGGCGAGTACACCGGCGTCGTCGACGACCTGGTGCTGCTGCGCAACGATGGCGTGCCGGCCTACAACCTCGCCGTCGTCGTCGACGACTCGGAGCAGGGCATCGACCAGGTGGTCCGCGGCGATGACCTGCTCAGTTCCACGCCCCGGCAGGCCTACCTGGCGTCCCTGCTTGGTCTGACGCCAGTCCAATATGCCCATGTGCCGCTGGTGTTGAATACCCATCACCGCCGGATCGCCAAGCGCGACGGCGCCATTTCCCTGCGCACTCTCGCCCTGGCCGGGATTGGTCCGGACAGTGTGCGGGACATGGTCCTGAGTTCGGTCGGCCTCCCGGCCGGGCCGCTGGAGCAGGCACTCAAGGCGTTCTCGCCCGGTCAGCTGCCTACCGAGCCGTGGATCTTCGAACCGCCTGCGTTCGACCTGCACTGA
- a CDS encoding LLM class flavin-dependent oxidoreductase: MAARQLHFNAFLFGCGHHSAAWRRPQSPIKQLGDIAFYERLAQTAEQGLFDAVFFADGHSTGNLGAGPLWHMEPLTALSAMARATSRIGLVSTVSATFYTPFHAARMLASLDHISAGRVGWNVVTSMFDAEARNHGMAAMPGHQERYERAAEFIDVALRLWDSWTDNALVLDRQGYYADPAEVLPLHHEGRHFLVDGPLTVPRSPQGRPVLFQAGASEQGRNLAARYAEGIYAVAYDLANAQAYYADVKRRIAAAGRNPDKVAVMPGLVTYLGTTTAEAKAKQAETDALLPTEHSLAQLGTFIQQDCSGWELDAPVPSLPPASEFTGPQGRYTTILRIIDAEKPTVRQLLGRLAAGGGHCTMAGTPEQVADQIELWFTSGGADGFNLMPPLLPDSLDEFVDRVVPVLQRRGLFRTSYTGSTLREHLGLDRPAAAARGRAETAGSAL; encoded by the coding sequence GTGGCGGCGCGGCAACTGCATTTCAACGCGTTCCTGTTCGGCTGCGGCCACCACAGCGCAGCCTGGCGCCGGCCGCAGTCACCCATCAAGCAGCTCGGCGACATCGCCTTCTACGAGCGGTTGGCCCAAACCGCGGAGCAAGGCCTGTTCGACGCCGTTTTCTTCGCCGACGGGCACTCCACCGGCAATCTGGGCGCGGGTCCACTCTGGCACATGGAACCCCTCACCGCCCTGTCAGCCATGGCCCGGGCCACCAGCAGGATCGGCCTGGTCAGCACGGTTTCGGCTACTTTCTACACGCCGTTCCATGCCGCCCGCATGCTGGCCTCGCTGGACCACATCAGCGCCGGGCGCGTCGGCTGGAACGTCGTCACGTCGATGTTCGACGCCGAGGCACGCAACCACGGCATGGCGGCCATGCCCGGGCATCAGGAACGCTACGAACGCGCCGCCGAATTCATCGACGTCGCCCTGCGGCTGTGGGATTCCTGGACCGACAACGCGCTCGTCCTCGACCGGCAGGGCTACTATGCGGATCCGGCCGAAGTCCTCCCGCTCCACCATGAGGGACGGCACTTTCTGGTGGACGGCCCGCTCACCGTTCCGCGCTCCCCGCAGGGCAGGCCCGTGCTATTCCAGGCCGGCGCCTCGGAGCAGGGACGCAACCTCGCCGCCCGTTATGCCGAAGGCATCTATGCCGTCGCCTACGATCTGGCCAACGCGCAGGCCTACTACGCGGATGTGAAGCGCCGGATCGCCGCCGCCGGACGGAACCCGGACAAGGTCGCCGTCATGCCCGGCCTGGTGACCTACCTCGGGACAACAACGGCGGAAGCCAAGGCCAAGCAGGCGGAAACCGATGCATTGCTGCCCACGGAACATTCCCTGGCCCAGCTGGGCACCTTCATCCAGCAGGACTGCAGCGGCTGGGAGCTGGACGCTCCCGTGCCCAGCTTGCCGCCGGCGTCGGAATTCACCGGCCCGCAGGGCCGCTACACCACCATCCTGCGGATTATCGACGCCGAAAAGCCGACCGTGCGCCAACTGCTCGGCAGGCTCGCGGCCGGCGGCGGACACTGCACCATGGCCGGCACGCCCGAACAGGTGGCGGACCAGATCGAGCTGTGGTTCACCTCCGGCGGCGCGGACGGATTCAACCTGATGCCGCCGCTGCTGCCGGACTCCCTGGACGAGTTCGTGGACCGCGTCGTTCCGGTGCTGCAGCGCAGGGGGCTGTTCCGCACCTCCTACACCGGCAGCACGCTGCGCGAGCATCTGGGACTGGACCGTCCGGCTGCCGCGGCTAGAGGAAGGGCAGAAACCGCCGGCTCCGCTTTATAG
- a CDS encoding 3-oxoacyl-ACP reductase, whose translation MQLAEQTVLVTGGGRGLGARIVAAFAEAGARVIINYRNSGSAAEELAAKFGPEQAVAMQADVTDAGQVAELFSRAEAHFGGAVTTVVNNALADFSFNGDARSSAADISWSEFETQFSGSVRGALNTAQQALPGMRGRRFGRIINIGTNLFQNPVVPYHDYTAAKAALLSLTRTLAADLGQHNVTVNMVSGGLLRTTDASAATPDEVFDLIAASTPLRRVTTPEELADAVLFFASPWARSVTGQNLMVDGGLVMN comes from the coding sequence ATGCAGCTCGCAGAACAAACCGTACTGGTAACCGGCGGCGGCCGTGGCCTCGGCGCCCGGATCGTCGCAGCCTTCGCGGAAGCCGGCGCCCGGGTAATCATCAATTACCGCAACAGCGGCTCCGCCGCGGAGGAGCTGGCCGCCAAGTTCGGGCCGGAACAGGCCGTGGCTATGCAGGCGGACGTCACCGATGCCGGGCAGGTGGCGGAGCTGTTCAGCCGTGCCGAAGCCCATTTTGGTGGCGCAGTGACTACGGTGGTCAACAACGCGCTGGCGGATTTCTCCTTCAACGGGGATGCCCGCTCCAGCGCCGCCGATATTTCCTGGTCCGAGTTCGAAACCCAGTTTTCCGGCAGCGTGCGCGGCGCGCTGAACACCGCTCAGCAGGCACTTCCCGGAATGCGCGGCCGCCGGTTTGGCCGGATCATTAACATCGGCACCAACCTCTTCCAGAATCCGGTAGTTCCCTACCACGACTACACCGCGGCCAAGGCGGCCCTGCTCTCGCTGACCCGGACGCTGGCGGCGGACCTGGGCCAGCACAACGTCACCGTCAACATGGTCTCCGGCGGATTGCTCCGCACCACCGATGCCAGCGCGGCCACCCCGGATGAGGTCTTCGACCTGATCGCCGCCTCCACTCCGCTGCGCAGAGTAACGACTCCGGAAGAACTCGCCGACGCGGTATTGTTCTTCGCGTCGCCCTGGGCCCGCTCGGTGACCGGACAGAACCTGATGGTCGACGGCGGACTGGTGATGAACTAG